The Planifilum fulgidum DNA segment GGATCGCCTACAGATTGCTCGTGGAGAAAAAGGGAGATCATGACTCGGTTCAGGCCGGCACCACCCTCGGGGCCGCCATCCGCACCATCATCATCGCCGACACCGTGATGAGCCTCGACAACGTGCTGGCGGTGGCCGGCGCGGCTCACGGAAGCTTCATCCTGGTCGTCCTCGGGCTTTTGATCAGCGTGCCGATCATCATCTGGGGAAGCAGTCTGTTCATCAAATTGGCGGACCGTTTCCCGATCATCATTTACCTCGGCGGGGGAGTGCTCGCTTGGACCTCCGCCAAGATGATCACCGACGAAAAACTGCTTCAGCAATGGATGGATGAGCCCCTGTTGAAATGGGGAATCATCATCCTGATCGTCGCCGGCGTCCTGGCTGCGGGAACCATGAAAAACCGGAAGGCGGCCGCCACCGAAGACGCGGCTTGATGCATAGATTTCCGTCTCGTACAAGCCCACTCGGACCCCCATGTTCATCATATGATATGGAGCGACGGAGGGGTGTGCCCCTGTTTGCGCCGGGAAAGCGGCGGACAGTGGAACACCCCTCTCCGCTCCTTTCTGCATTTTTTAAAAATTGCCGGAAAGGATGTCCGTCCATGAGCGCGAATAACCGGGCAGCGTATCTGTTGCTGCTGGCGGTGACCGTGATCTGGGGCTATACGTGGGTGGCCCAGA contains these protein-coding regions:
- a CDS encoding TerC family protein → MEWLSLDFFIALFSIVIIDLVLAGDNAIVIGMAARNLPKKQQKQAILWGTAGAIAVRSLATIFVVWILKIPGLLLIGGILLIWIAYRLLVEKKGDHDSVQAGTTLGAAIRTIIIADTVMSLDNVLAVAGAAHGSFILVVLGLLISVPIIIWGSSLFIKLADRFPIIIYLGGGVLAWTSAKMITDEKLLQQWMDEPLLKWGIIILIVAGVLAAGTMKNRKAAATEDAA